Below is a genomic region from Fusobacterium russii ATCC 25533.
AAAATTTGAAATTTTGTTTAAAACCTTGAAAAAGTTTATATAAAACTTGAGTAAGTGTTCCGATATAACTTGACACTAAATTTATAAAATACTATAATTTGTATGGATTGAAAAAATAAATTTTTTAAACTACTTATAAGGAAGGAGAAAAAATGAGAGATATTAGTTTTTTAAAAGAAAAAGCTAAGGAAATTAGAAGATCTATTGTTTCTATGATATGTGAAGCTAAATCAGGACATCCTGGAGGCTCTCTATCTGCTACAGATATTTTGACAGCTCTATATTTTTCAGAGATGAATATAGATTCAGCTAATCCTAAAATGGAAGGTAGAGATAGATTTGTGTTATCAAAGGGACATGCAGCTCCTGGCTTATATGCAACTTTAGCAGAAAGAGGTTTTTTTCCTAAAGAAGAGTTAAATACTCTAAGAAAATTTGGAACTAAGCTACAAGGTCATCCGGATATGAAAAAGCTTCCCGGAATTGAAATCTCAACAGGTTCTTTAGGGCAAGGTTTATCAGTGGCAAACGGAATGGCTCTAAATGCAAAAATTTATGGAGAAAATTATAGAGTTTTTGCAATACTTGGTGATGGTGAAATTCAGGAAGGACAAGTATGGGAAGCAGCAATGACAGCAGCTCATTATAAACTAAATAATCTGTGTGTATTCCTTGACAATAATGATTTACAGATTGATGGCAATGTTTCTAAGATAATGGGAATAGAACCGATTGCAGATAAATGGAGAGCATTTGGTTGGAATGTAATTGAAATAGACGGACATAATTTTGGAGAAATATTTGCAGCTTTAGATAGGGCAAAAGCTTGTGAGGATAAGCCAACTATGGTAGTTGCTAAAACTATAAAAGGTAAAGGAGTATCTTTTATGGAAAATGTATGTGGTTTTCATGGAGTTGCTCCAACTGTTGAAGAAAAAGAAAAAGCTTTGACTGAGCTGGCATAAGGAGGAAAAATATGAGTAAAAAATCTACCAGACAAGCTTATGGAGAAGCTTTAGTAGAGCTTGGACGAATAAATAAGAATATAGTGGTTTTAGATGCGGATTTAAGTAAATCAACTAAAACGGATCTATTTAAAAAAGCATTTCCGGAAAGACATATAAATGTTGGAATAGCTGAAGGAGATTTAATAGGTACAGCAGCAGGTTTAGCAACTTGTGGGAGAATAGCATTTGCTTCTACTTTTGCAATGTTTGCAGCTGGAAGAGCCTTTGAACAGATAAGAAATACAGTTGCCTATCCTAAATTAAATGTGAAAATTGCTCCAACTCATGCAGGTATATCAGTTGGAGAAGATGGTGGCTCACATCAATCTATTGAAGATATAGCACTTATGAGAGCAATACCGGGAATGGTTGTTCTATCTCCCTGTGATGCAGTGGAAACAAAGAAAATGGTTTTTGCAGCAGCAGAATATGAAGGATCTGTATATTTAAGACTTGGAAGATTGGATGTAGAAACTATCTTAGATGAGTCTTATGATTTCCAAATAGGGATTGCAAATACTTTAAGAGATGGTAAAGATGTTACAATAGTTTCAACAGGGCTTTTAACTCAGGAAGCAATGAAAGCAGCAGAAGAGCTTGCAAAAGAAAATATTTCAGTGAGAGTAATAAATGTAGGGACCATAAAACCATTAGATGGTGAAACAATATTAAAGGCTGCTAAGGAAACTAAGTTTATAATAACGGCTGAAGAACATTCAGTTATTGGTGGACTTGGTTCTGCTGTATCAGAATTTTTATCAGAAGTTTATCCGACAAAAATAAAAAAATTAGGAATTTATGATAGATTTGGACAAAGTGGAAAGGGAGCGGAACTTTTAGAAAAATATGAGCTTACAGCAGCTAAATTAATATCTATGGTAAAAGAAAATTTATAATATTGATAGAAAGTAAGACTTATAAAAAAAGAAATTTTTCAGAATTAAAAAATTTTGATAAATTTCTTTTTTTAGTATTTATTGAAAAAATTTAAAAAAAATGAGATAATTTATACCTAGACTAATTTAGTATAAAATAAAAATCTTGAAAAAAGAGGAGTTTAATATGAATAATAATTATATAGAAGAAATGGGAAAAAAAGCAAAAGAAGCAACAAAGAAACTGTTGACTTTGGATGCTAGAACAAAAAATAATATCTTGCTTGCTGTTGCAACTGAGCTGCTTGTGAAAAAAGAAGAGATTAAAGCAGCTAACAAAATTGATTTGGAAAAAGGAAAAGAAGCCGGACTTTCGTTTGCTCTTCTTGACAGGTTGGAATTAACAGATAAAAGAATAGAAGGAATGGCAGAAAGTTTAAAAGAAATGGCAGCTTTCACTGATCCTATTGGAGAAATAGTTACAGGCTGGAAACATAAAAACGGAATTTCTATCGAGAAAAAAAGAGTGCCTCTAGGTGTCATAGGGATGATTTATGAATCAAGACCGAATGTAACAATTGATTCAGCAGGTTTAGCATTGAAATCATCGAATGCAATAATTTTAAGAGGCTCAGCCAATGCTATAAATTCAAATATTTACTTGAATAAACTATTTAATGAAGTTGGAAAAAAATACGGACTGCCTGAAAATTCTGTTCAGCTTATTGAAAGTACAGATAGAGAATTGGCAAGACAGATGATAAGCTTGGATAAATATATTGATGTTATAATTCCAAGAGGGGGAAAGGGCTTAAAAAGATTTATAATTGAAAATGCTACCATACCTGTTATAGAAACAGGGGCAGGAGTATGCCATGTCTTTGTAGATAAGAGTGCCAAAGTAGATGTAGCCTTAAAAATAATTGAAAATGCAAAAACTCAAAGACCAAGCACTTGTAATTCCATTGAAACCGTTTTAATTCATAGAGATATAGCAGATAAGATTTTACAGGATTTGACAGATATGCTTTTAAAGGACAAGGTGGAATTAAGATATAGCCAAGAAGCTATTGATTTCATAGCCAATAGAGCAGAAGTAAAGCTGGCAAGCGAAGAAGATTTTGGAGCAGAATATTTAGATTTAATTTTATCTCTTAAATTGGTTAAAAATGTTGATGAAGCTATTGAATATATAAATACCCATGGGACACACCACTCAGATTCAATAATCACAGAAAATATAGACAATGCTGAAAAATTTTTAAACGAAGTTGATTCAGCAGCTGTGTACTTAAATGCATCTACGAGATTTTCAGATGGTGGAGAGTTTGGTTTTGGAGGAGAAATAGGTATTTCAACTCAAAAATTACATGCTAGAGGACCTATGGGAATAAGAGAGCTTACAACAACTAAATATACTATAAGAGGAAAAGGTCAGATTAGAGAATAAGGAGAGTACTTATGAAAATAGGATTTATTGGAACCGGAAATATGGGAAGTGGAATAATAAAAGGTCTTTTAAACTCAAAATTTGTTCCAAATGAGAATATTAATATATTTGATTTAGATAGGTCTAAAGTGGAACCATTGGAAAAAAACTATAAGCTAACAGTTAAGAATACTGAGATGGAAGTAGTAGAAAACAGTGATATTATAATTTTAGCGGTTAAGCCCCATATTTATCCGACAGTTTTAAAAAAGATAAGAAACTATTTAACTGAAAATACTATATTGCTGACAATAGCAGCAGGTTTTTGTCTTGAAAAAACAGAAAGTATAGTTGGTGGAGATAAAAAAGTGGTTAGAACAATGCCTAATACTCCGGCACAAGTTTTGGAAGCTATGACGGCAGTAACTTTTAATAAAAATATAAAAGAGGAAGAAAAAGAAATTATATTTGGACTTTTAAATAGTTTTGGAAAAAGTGTGGAGATAGATGAAAATTTAATGCATGCTTATACGGGAATAAGCGGTTCTCTTCCTGCCTATGTATATATGTTTGT
It encodes:
- a CDS encoding transketolase; this encodes MRDISFLKEKAKEIRRSIVSMICEAKSGHPGGSLSATDILTALYFSEMNIDSANPKMEGRDRFVLSKGHAAPGLYATLAERGFFPKEELNTLRKFGTKLQGHPDMKKLPGIEISTGSLGQGLSVANGMALNAKIYGENYRVFAILGDGEIQEGQVWEAAMTAAHYKLNNLCVFLDNNDLQIDGNVSKIMGIEPIADKWRAFGWNVIEIDGHNFGEIFAALDRAKACEDKPTMVVAKTIKGKGVSFMENVCGFHGVAPTVEEKEKALTELA
- a CDS encoding transketolase family protein → MSKKSTRQAYGEALVELGRINKNIVVLDADLSKSTKTDLFKKAFPERHINVGIAEGDLIGTAAGLATCGRIAFASTFAMFAAGRAFEQIRNTVAYPKLNVKIAPTHAGISVGEDGGSHQSIEDIALMRAIPGMVVLSPCDAVETKKMVFAAAEYEGSVYLRLGRLDVETILDESYDFQIGIANTLRDGKDVTIVSTGLLTQEAMKAAEELAKENISVRVINVGTIKPLDGETILKAAKETKFIITAEEHSVIGGLGSAVSEFLSEVYPTKIKKLGIYDRFGQSGKGAELLEKYELTAAKLISMVKENL
- a CDS encoding glutamate-5-semialdehyde dehydrogenase, whose protein sequence is MNNNYIEEMGKKAKEATKKLLTLDARTKNNILLAVATELLVKKEEIKAANKIDLEKGKEAGLSFALLDRLELTDKRIEGMAESLKEMAAFTDPIGEIVTGWKHKNGISIEKKRVPLGVIGMIYESRPNVTIDSAGLALKSSNAIILRGSANAINSNIYLNKLFNEVGKKYGLPENSVQLIESTDRELARQMISLDKYIDVIIPRGGKGLKRFIIENATIPVIETGAGVCHVFVDKSAKVDVALKIIENAKTQRPSTCNSIETVLIHRDIADKILQDLTDMLLKDKVELRYSQEAIDFIANRAEVKLASEEDFGAEYLDLILSLKLVKNVDEAIEYINTHGTHHSDSIITENIDNAEKFLNEVDSAAVYLNASTRFSDGGEFGFGGEIGISTQKLHARGPMGIRELTTTKYTIRGKGQIRE
- the proC gene encoding pyrroline-5-carboxylate reductase, which encodes MKIGFIGTGNMGSGIIKGLLNSKFVPNENINIFDLDRSKVEPLEKNYKLTVKNTEMEVVENSDIIILAVKPHIYPTVLKKIRNYLTENTILLTIAAGFCLEKTESIVGGDKKVVRTMPNTPAQVLEAMTAVTFNKNIKEEEKEIIFGLLNSFGKSVEIDENLMHAYTGISGSLPAYVYMFVEALADGGVLQGMPRNKAYEIVAQTVLGSAKMILETGKHPGELKDEVTSPAGTTIEAIRVLENGNFRGNIIEAVAACTEKSKKMAGEK